In Salvelinus namaycush isolate Seneca chromosome 37, SaNama_1.0, whole genome shotgun sequence, the following are encoded in one genomic region:
- the zgc:158766 gene encoding uncharacterized protein KIAA1755, producing MTRADDQDVSPVSNGKAITQDVSCNLLTSWRDSESLDSCIQSTLSALYPPFSATASTVLWQLFSVVERQYRGDGLRCLIDFLLPAKRILQSIQQETCVRFHGRLFYHEGWPFCINEKVVLQLAPLHKVRLKQGDFYLQVVPLGRKAAKLVIKCLSASGQAIAEIPVPESMYGSVFTADFLQNVTRERNLHPLQNWLLTTGTVVYRTPWKNVVNPLFVSSTTDAIMQTRGDSTGFRGQLSACSTSGSTGTLDSHRSSHESLHSQGADSTFSEPAILSRRVHVMDPSSTSCRSQQDPNPGLHRMENHNQNHSLRAAPASHSCSPQTDRLAGEGGGCPGKGQWEGEEGQGGTRERTRTLSFSTDLSNPNPRRPRHARDSVSFETRRLFRKSYMEALQNPMNLGSSSESILEEGPEHSPACPGLSPLSPREDASSPATTPGSSPSTPTTQREQGPRGLRLGGTRAWLGGDLDSPRLSPSTPLLYLQRGLRNAGALETRAERRSKSLERTNKAAQVKGHRARSSSGGSASSGVFSPKKLMNGYALRFGRLDLEAAFSSSDRRSSVREETVSHEGGTSTNPRRHSQDGAQSHHHPPKPSNEPPNCHLPSLVSEVNPELLASGAIILPGNRDLSGRAVLQVCTRGRVWAGESCTAKDLTCLLGYYYSTLRSERRDQGLTVLVDTRRQQPSPALFSSLSELQVRAF from the exons ATGACCAGGGCAGATGACCAGG ATGTTTCCCCTGTCTCTAATGGAAAGGCCATCACGCAGGATGTGTCCTGCAACCTACTGACTTCCTGGAGA GACTCTGAGTCCCTGGACAGTTGTATCCAGAGCACCTTGTCTGCGCTGTACCCTCCATTCAGTGCCACTGCGTCCACCGTCCTGTGGCAGCTGTTCAGCGTGGTGGAGAGGCAGTACCGTGGGGACGGACTCCGATGTCTCATCGACTTCTTACTTCCTGCCAAGAGGATCCTGCAGAGCATCCAACAAGAGACTTGT GTGCGTTTCCACGGCCGGCTGTTCTATCATGAGGGTTGGCCCTTCTGCATCAACGAGAAGGTGGTCTTGCAGCTCGCCCCGCTCCATAAGGTCCGTCTGAAGCAGGGAGACTTCTACCTACAGGTGGTTCCTCTGGGCCGCAAGGCTGCCAAGCTGGTCATAAAATGTCTGTCGGCCAGCGGCCAGGCCATCGCAGAGATCCCCGTCCCAGAGAGCATGTACGGCAGCGTCTTCACCGCTGACTTCCTGCAGAATGTGACGCGCGAGCGCAACCTCCACCCGCTGCAGAACTGGTTGCTCACCACCGGCACCGTCGTGTACCGGACGCCGTGGAAGAACGTGGTGAATCCTCTGTTCGTCAGCAGCACGACAGACGCCATCATGCAGACGCGGGGCGACAGCACGGGCTTCCGTGGCCAGCTCAGCGCCTGCAGTACCAGTGGATCCACAGGGACCCTGGACTCCCATCGCAGCTCCCACGAATCACTACACTCCCAGGGGGCAGACTCTACCTTCTCAGAGCCTGCTATCCTGAGCAGGCGGGTCCATGTAATGGACCCCAGCAGCACTAGTTGCAGGTCCCAACAGGATCCCAACCCAGGACTTCACCGGATGGAGAACCACAATCAGAACCACAGCCTGAGAGCAGCTCCTGCCTCTCACTCCTGcagcccacagacagacaggctggctgGGGAGGGTGGTGGTTGTCCGGGGAAGGGCCagtgggagggggaggagggccaGGGTGGGACCAGAGAGAGGACCAGGACCCTGTCGTTCAGCACCGACCTCAGTAACCCCAACCCTCGCCGCCCCCGCCACGCCAGGGACTCTGTGTCCTTCGAGACCCGGAGACTGTTCCGTAAGTCCTACATGGAGGCCCTGCAGAACCCCATGAACCTGGGCTCTAGCTCTGAGTCCATCCTGGAGGAAGGACCAGAGCACAGTCCTGCATGCCCAGGTCTCAGCCCACTCAGCCCCAGAGAGGATGCCTCATCTCCAGCTACGACCCCTGGTAGCagcccctccacccccaccacccAGAGAGAGCAGGGGCCCCGTGGGCTCAGGCTAGGGGGGACCAGGGCATGGCTGGGTGGGGACCTCGACTCCCCCCGACTCTCTCCCAGCACACCTCTCCTGTACCTCCAGAGGGGTCTGAGGAACGCTGGGGCCCTGGAGACCCGGGCAGAGAGGCGCTCCAAGTCTCTAGAGAGGACTAACAAGGCGGCCCAGGTCAAAGGGCACCGGGCGCGCTCCTCCTCCGGGGGCTCGGCCAGCAGTGGAGTCTTCTCACCAAAGAAGCTGATGAACGGATACGCCCTGCGCTTCGGACGGCTGGACCTGGAGGCTGCCTTCTCCAGCTCAGACAGGAGGAGCAGTgttagagaggagacag TGAGCCATGAAGGTGGCACCAGCACTAACCCCAGGCGGCACAGTCAGGATGGAGCACAGTCACACCATCACCCCCCCAAACCTTCTAATGAACCCCCTAACTGTCACCTCCCCAGCCTggtgtcagaggtcaaccccgaACTACTGGCCTCTGGGGCCATCATCTTACCTG gtaacaGAGACCTCAGCGGGCGGGCGGTGCTGCAGGTGTGCACGCGGGGGAGGGTGTGGGCTGGGGAGAGCTGCACGGCCAAAGACCTCACCTGTCTCCTGGGTTACTACTATTCAACGCTccg GAGCGAGAGGCGGGACCAAGGCCTTACggtgctagtggacaccaggagACAGCAGCCCAGTCCTGCTCTGTTCTCATCTCTGTCTGAACTCCAGGTGAGAGCTTTCTAA